Genomic segment of Clostridium sp. Marseille-P299:
TTCTTGTATTCACCTGAGCAAAATCAGGACTTTGACTATCATAAGCAAGCCATGCTCCCTGGGGTGCTTTATTATGAAAAGTCATAGTTGAATCCTTTATCTGAATAGAATTTAACCATTGTTCTGCATGAATCAATTCATCGGTATGTTTCTGGTCTGGTAGAGAAATCTGTATCTGATTCTGATGATTAAGAATCTGAATTCCAAATAATGTTCTTGTATCACGAACTCCAAGAGTTTGAAGCTTAATATATATCTGATTACTTCCCTTTTTTAAATCCAATACTGTTTTTACCTTTTGTATTGGTTTATATACAGGAGAATGCATATTACAGATACGTGCTTGATTACACCATACATCAATCGCAGCATATGACCAAATGATAGCTTCTACTTTTAAATCCTGAACAACATCTATTCGTGTAACGGCATCTAGTTCCACTTTTTGTAACGTAGAGTAAAATGTGCTTTCATCTACAAACCAATTTCCATAATGGTAATAATATCTCCAGGGCATTCCCAAACTACTGTCTTTTCCTAATTGAATTTCTCCTTCGGACAAACACACATTTTGATCTGCTACAATGGTTCTTAAATACTGCTCATAACGTAACTGGTTATCATCTGTCTCATTATTTAAAAAATCCGTCTCCTTAGGTCCTGAAACCAAATAATTGGTGATAAAACCTGCTTTATTTAACTTTAATCTCTCCATCTTCTTATCCTTTCACAGCTCCTGCAGTTAATCCACTCATAAAGTAACGGCTTGTAAACATATAAAGAACAATAATTGGAATAATTGAAATGGTAGATCCCGCAAACATTAAGTTCCATGCAGCAGTACCATCGCCACTGTTCTTTAACATAACAACGCCTACTGTTAAAGGACGAAGTTTATCATTTGACATAGTAAATACCAATGGCATTATGTATTCATTCCAACCCGTACGGAAAGATAAAAGTCCGATTGTGGCAATTACTGGTTTAAGTAATGGAAAAATGATTTTATAATAAATCTGAAAAAAAGTACATCCATCAATTTTAGCTGCTTCATCTATTTCTTTCGATAAGGTATTCATATACCCACGAACTAAGAAAATATAGGTTGCTTGTCCCATTCCGGCAGAAATAAGAATAATACTAATCAAGGATTGGTTCATTTTTACTTTAACTGCAAGTTCAAAAAGAGGTCTAAGACTAACACTACCTACATTAACAAACATAAACGCAACGAATAGACTATATAATAATTCTTTCCCTTTAAAATTCTTTCTTGCAAATACATATCCTGCCATCGTTGTGACAGTAATGGAAAGAAACATAACTCCAAGACTTATAATTAAACTATTTACAGTATAATTAGCGAAGTTTGCCTTTTCCCACGCCTGTTTATAGTTATCAAAAATGAATTTCTTTGGTAATAAATTAGTTCCACCTAATAACAATTCGTTATTTTCCTTAAAAGAACCAAGAATAATATAAATAACAGGGTACAGAGTAACCAATGCAATTACAAGAAGGATAAGAAAGAGCAAAGCTCTTAATACTTTTGTCCTTCTCGAATAGACTACATGTGACTTTTCCATATATGCCTCCTTTAGACTACATTATCTAACTTTCTTGCCAAAAACATATAAATTGCTGTAATAACTCCGATGATCAAAGCTGCCATGAGACTTAAAACAGTCGCATAACCAATTTGAGGTGTTGTCTGGGATCCAAAGATTAATTTATATATATAGCTAAACATAACTTCTGATCTACTGTTTGGTCCACCATTGGTTAATACTAAAATAGATTCATAATCTTTTAATGCAGTCGTAATCGCTAGCATTAAAATTACTTTTAAAACTGGGCTTAACATTGGAAGTGTAATATGAAAGAAAGATTGTACACCATTTGCCCCATCTATTTTACAGCTTTCATAAACATCCTCAGAAATACTGGAAATACCAGACATAAAAAGAATCATATAGTTACCAAATCCACCCCATACTGCAACGATAATAATAGAAATCATAACTATGGAAGTACTGCCAAGCCAGTCAATTGGAGAATGTATCATTCCTAATTTATTTAAATATGCATTTAATACACCATTGTAAACCGCAAATATAAAACCGAAGATAAGGCTGTATACGGCTGCACTAATTACTGTAGGCATGAAATAGATTCCTCTAAAAAGACCGCTACCCTTAATTTTTTGATTTAGCAAAACTGCTAAAAGTAAAGATAATGGAATGATAATAACCAACTTCATAATTGCATATTCAAAGGTATGGAGTACACTACGCCAAAATACCGCATCATGGAACATTCTTGTAAAATTTTTAGCACCTATAAAATAAGCTGTAAATCCGTTGTAATCATAACATACATATCGAAGTAGCCAGAAAAAAGGATAGATAGAAATAACTGCAAGTAAAAACACTGCTGGCAATAGCATCAATATAGCCGCAAAATCGCCTCTGCTATTTGCTCGCTTCATTCGTTCTCTAAAACTCAATTTCTTTTTCATAAAAAGCGTTACCCCTTTCTTTAAAACAAGGGATGTTTTTAGTTATCTAAAAACATCCCATAAGTTTCGAGCACATATTTATTGTTCTAAATACTCAATTGTTCCTTCATTTGGATGCATCGGATCAAAATCTTTAATTACAAGTCTTTTAATTTTTCCCATACTTACATCATTGTCCAATGCTTCATTGTATCTCTTATTAAGATCCGCAATCGCATTATCCGCACTT
This window contains:
- a CDS encoding carbohydrate ABC transporter permease; the encoded protein is MKKKLSFRERMKRANSRGDFAAILMLLPAVFLLAVISIYPFFWLLRYVCYDYNGFTAYFIGAKNFTRMFHDAVFWRSVLHTFEYAIMKLVIIIPLSLLLAVLLNQKIKGSGLFRGIYFMPTVISAAVYSLIFGFIFAVYNGVLNAYLNKLGMIHSPIDWLGSTSIVMISIIIVAVWGGFGNYMILFMSGISSISEDVYESCKIDGANGVQSFFHITLPMLSPVLKVILMLAITTALKDYESILVLTNGGPNSRSEVMFSYIYKLIFGSQTTPQIGYATVLSLMAALIIGVITAIYMFLARKLDNVV
- a CDS encoding carbohydrate ABC transporter permease, with the translated sequence MEKSHVVYSRRTKVLRALLFLILLVIALVTLYPVIYIILGSFKENNELLLGGTNLLPKKFIFDNYKQAWEKANFANYTVNSLIISLGVMFLSITVTTMAGYVFARKNFKGKELLYSLFVAFMFVNVGSVSLRPLFELAVKVKMNQSLISIILISAGMGQATYIFLVRGYMNTLSKEIDEAAKIDGCTFFQIYYKIIFPLLKPVIATIGLLSFRTGWNEYIMPLVFTMSNDKLRPLTVGVVMLKNSGDGTAAWNLMFAGSTISIIPIIVLYMFTSRYFMSGLTAGAVKG